In Paenibacillus dendritiformis, the DNA window CCGTTCGATATCTGCCTCCGTCGTATTCCAGCCGACACTAATGCGAAGCGCGCCGGATTCCAACGTCCCCGCAGCCCGGTGGGCTGCAGGAGTGCAATGATATCCCGCCCTCGCCGCAATGCCGAACTCCCGATCGAGGCGATAGGCCAAGACGGAACTATCGACGCGTTCGCTGACCAATGATACGATCCCCGTTCGCGGCTGGCCGAGTTCAGGTCCAAGGACACGCAGGCCTGGCAACCGCTCGATTGCTTCCATCAGCTTCTGTGCCAGTTTCCATTCCTTCATATACTTGGCCTCAACCGTCTCCTGCAGTACAAATTGTACCCCTGCCTCCAAACCAGCGATCCCGACCGTATTCGGCGTCCCCGCTTCATAACAATCCGGCCGCGTCGCAGGATGAACCGCTTCATCGGAAAAGCTTCCCGTTCCCCCCTGTACGAGGGGTTGGACATCGAGAGCCGGGTCAATATATAGCCCGCCGGTTCCCTGTGGCCCAAGCAGGCCTTTGTGGCCGGGAAAAGCAAGCATATCAATGCCAATCGCCGGCACCGAGATGGGCAGCAGACCCGCCGACTGGGCGGCATCCACAAGCAGCTTCGCGCCATAATCATGCGCAATGGCCGCAATCTCCCCTACCGGTTGGATGGAACCGAACAGATTGGAGCTATGATTGCAGATCACGAGCCGGGTATGAGGCTTCAAAGCCTGCCGAACGCGATGCAGATCGACCGTTCCGGCCGCATCCGGTTCGACATAAGTGACCTCAACCTGATGATGGTGCATCAACCACTCCAGCGGACGAGTAACCGAGTTATGCTCTACACCCGTTGCTACGACATGATCCCCCGGCCGGACGTAGCCATGAATAGCAGTGTTCAACGCCATCGTCGTATTGGCCATCCAGGCAATATCTACCGGGTTGGCCACCTGGAACAGCTTGGCCACCGCCATTCTCGCATGAAGAATGCGCTTGCCTGCCTTCACGGCCATGCGGTGTCCGCCTCTCCCCGGATTCCCTCCTTCTTCCAGCATCGCGCGCTGCATCGCTTCCATGACGCATGCTGGCTTGGGCCACGAGGTGGCTGCATGATCCATATAAATGATCGGAGGCGCACCCGCTCTTCCGCCCATCTCATCCACCTCATTCTATCTATAACTTTACCTTATCCCGGCATCGACAAATAGAACATTTTTGTAACCTTTTCTATCCCAATATATCCCTGGAAACCAGCCGTTTCAGACCGGAATCTTCGCGGAAATTGGTTCTCAAAACAGAAAAAAACTGGCATTCTTAGTTTAATCCTTTGGGCTTAGGATGACAACCAAGTGTCCAGCTTTTTTGCAAAAATTATTTGGAAGAAACGGTCTGCAGCATTTCCAGCAGCCGTTCCAGATCCTGCTTGCTGAAATACGCAATCTCAATTTTTCCTTTGTCTTTATTTTGCTTAATCCGGACCGTGGTGCGGAATTGCTCGCGCAGGCTCTCCTCTACTTCATGCAAATATGGGTCATGGCGAACAGCCTTCGGTTTGTCTGCCGGTTTGTTTTTTTGGTGAAGCTGCTGTATCGCTTCTTCCAGTTGTCTGACGCTCCAGCCTTGATCGATCGTCGATTTCGCAAGCTGCTTCACTTTCGTTGTATCTTTTACGCCTACGATAGCGCGTGCATGTCCCATCGATAGTGTTCCACGTGAAACATATTCCTTTACTTCTTCCGGAAGTTGAAGCAATCTCAGGAAATTGGCTATATGCGATCGTGATTTGCCGACCTTTACAGACAGTTCCTCTTGCGTAAGCGAGAACTGATCCATAAGACCTTGATAAGCGAGCGCAAGCTCGATCGCATTCAGGTTTTCCCGCTGCAGGTTCTCAATGAGAGCAATTTCCATCACTTGCTGATCGGAAAAGCTGCGAATGACCGCCGGTACCGTTGGCAGCCCAAGCAATTGCGAAGCCCGGTAACGGCGCTCCCCTGCAATGATTTCGT includes these proteins:
- a CDS encoding aminotransferase class V-fold PLP-dependent enzyme, whose protein sequence is MGGRAGAPPIIYMDHAATSWPKPACVMEAMQRAMLEEGGNPGRGGHRMAVKAGKRILHARMAVAKLFQVANPVDIAWMANTTMALNTAIHGYVRPGDHVVATGVEHNSVTRPLEWLMHHHQVEVTYVEPDAAGTVDLHRVRQALKPHTRLVICNHSSNLFGSIQPVGEIAAIAHDYGAKLLVDAAQSAGLLPISVPAIGIDMLAFPGHKGLLGPQGTGGLYIDPALDVQPLVQGGTGSFSDEAVHPATRPDCYEAGTPNTVGIAGLEAGVQFVLQETVEAKYMKEWKLAQKLMEAIERLPGLRVLGPELGQPRTGIVSLVSERVDSSVLAYRLDREFGIAARAGYHCTPAAHRAAGTLESGALRISVGWNTTEADIERVTEALHWLCIG
- a CDS encoding ParB/RepB/Spo0J family partition protein, translating into MSKRLGRGLDALIPSLSVNDDDKVTEVSLQQLRPNPYQPRKNFDEQSIQELAESIKQHGVIQPIIVRSVVKGYEIIAGERRYRASQLLGLPTVPAVIRSFSDQQVMEIALIENLQRENLNAIELALAYQGLMDQFSLTQEELSVKVGKSRSHIANFLRLLQLPEEVKEYVSRGTLSMGHARAIVGVKDTTKVKQLAKSTIDQGWSVRQLEEAIQQLHQKNKPADKPKAVRHDPYLHEVEESLREQFRTTVRIKQNKDKGKIEIAYFSKQDLERLLEMLQTVSSK